A genomic window from Acidimicrobiia bacterium includes:
- a CDS encoding alpha/beta fold hydrolase → MKKIFLAILCLSVVLGGCSIGKKDSNGTPNKDNGNFKVGKVNYKKCSNFLCASIKVPLDYKKPKGRKIDIALRTLSAAVPSKRKGIMLINPGGPGGSGVDFVQYASSLISPEILDSFDIVGWDPRGVGQSTKLKCTSANLDYLFDGIDYSPDNETELTAMLDVNKKVGQDCVNTDKDLAKHLTSIEATRDMDEIRQALNEKQLNYLGYSYGTVLGQIYATLFPKNYRTIILDGVVDVGANPLTSAGDQGIGFSNAFDSFFNYCKETICKYANGEDPKTVYSRIASEIDANPIVSDDGSGSTLGPAQFDLGTGVYLYGGIEEWPSLDDALSEVELGDSSGIINGYNSYLGRDYDGTYDGSYMSFLSILCSDGKLASGDDLYSFAKEIGIKAPLIGEAVVLFGIQCSYWPNVGDAKAFKVNNSKGNSVLVIGTTGDPATPVQASRDVAKKLQHGSLLEFKGEGHTAYGRSNNCVSETVDKYILTGVASKKTTYC, encoded by the coding sequence ATGAAGAAAATATTTCTAGCAATATTATGTCTTAGCGTGGTCTTGGGCGGTTGCTCTATTGGTAAAAAAGATTCAAATGGGACTCCAAATAAGGACAACGGAAATTTTAAAGTTGGAAAAGTCAACTATAAGAAATGTTCAAATTTTTTGTGTGCGAGTATAAAAGTTCCTTTGGATTATAAAAAACCAAAAGGTAGGAAAATAGATATTGCATTAAGAACTCTAAGCGCTGCTGTACCTTCAAAACGTAAAGGCATAATGTTGATAAATCCAGGTGGCCCTGGTGGTTCTGGTGTCGACTTTGTTCAATATGCAAGTTCGCTTATTTCTCCTGAAATACTGGATTCTTTTGATATTGTTGGTTGGGATCCAAGAGGTGTCGGTCAATCTACAAAACTTAAATGTACTTCTGCCAATTTAGATTATCTTTTTGATGGTATTGATTATTCGCCTGATAACGAAACTGAATTAACTGCAATGCTTGATGTTAATAAAAAAGTTGGACAAGATTGTGTCAATACTGATAAAGATTTAGCCAAACATTTAACTTCTATCGAAGCTACGAGAGATATGGATGAGATTCGTCAAGCTTTAAATGAAAAGCAATTAAATTATTTAGGGTATTCATACGGTACTGTACTTGGTCAAATATATGCGACATTATTCCCAAAAAACTATCGTACAATTATCTTAGATGGTGTTGTCGATGTAGGTGCTAATCCTTTGACCTCTGCGGGCGATCAAGGTATTGGATTCTCTAATGCATTTGACAGTTTTTTCAACTACTGTAAAGAAACAATATGTAAGTATGCAAATGGGGAAGACCCAAAAACTGTTTACAGTAGAATTGCTTCTGAGATCGATGCAAATCCAATAGTTTCAGATGATGGATCAGGAAGCACTCTAGGTCCTGCTCAATTCGACTTAGGCACGGGCGTTTATCTTTATGGTGGTATTGAAGAATGGCCATCACTAGATGATGCACTATCGGAAGTAGAATTAGGCGATAGTTCCGGAATAATTAATGGATACAATTCTTATTTAGGTAGAGATTATGATGGCACATATGATGGTTCCTATATGTCTTTTTTATCAATACTCTGTTCCGACGGTAAACTAGCTTCAGGCGATGATCTGTATTCTTTTGCAAAAGAAATTGGAATAAAAGCACCACTTATAGGTGAAGCTGTTGTACTTTTTGGAATTCAATGTTCGTATTGGCCAAATGTTGGTGATGCAAAAGCATTTAAAGTAAATAATTCTAAGGGAAATTCAGTTTTGGTAATTGGAACTACTGGTGATCCAGCGACACCAGTTCAAGCATCACGTGACGTTGCGAAGAAATTACAACATGGTTCTTTGCTGGAATTCAAAGGCGAAGGCCACACTGCATATGGTAGATCTAATAATTGTGTAAGCGAAACTGTAGATAAATATATTTTAACTGGGGTGGCTTCTAAGAAAACAACCTATTGCTGA
- a CDS encoding Glu/Leu/Phe/Val dehydrogenase, with protein sequence MDKEAEHLIGNSSPGAVKRWYEMLNILHDAASLINAKPWVVKILEMPQRVFEAAIPVRMDDGEIEVFTGWRVHHNTSRGPAKGGIRFHMEVDALETTALAAGMTYKTAISHLPFGGGKGGIRVDPTRLSLAELERLTRRYTIEMMPMLGPDRDVPAPDINTDDRVMGWLMDTVSMMKMQETSGSVTGKPLSIGGSLGHVGATANGVVTCVRQAFEQNGWDLNGSRVSIQGFGKVGGPLAYLLHSAGMRVVAIADVTGAVTNPGGLDIPALGEHVKESGGVIGFDGGETISASEFWQVSCDVVVPAALALAVDENIAEKLDCKIVVEAANGPTSEAADAVFMDRGISVVPDILANAGGVTASYFEWVQNRQGYAWSAGQVATGLHDQMIKAYSAVHDKADILNVSMRRAAMAVALEMLQDSITARGIY encoded by the coding sequence GTGGATAAAGAAGCAGAACATTTAATAGGTAATAGCTCTCCTGGCGCTGTTAAACGTTGGTATGAGATGTTGAATATATTACATGATGCTGCATCATTAATTAATGCTAAACCTTGGGTAGTTAAAATTTTAGAGATGCCTCAACGAGTTTTTGAAGCTGCAATTCCTGTGCGTATGGATGATGGCGAAATAGAAGTTTTTACCGGATGGAGAGTACATCACAATACTTCTCGTGGACCTGCAAAAGGTGGCATACGTTTCCATATGGAAGTTGATGCTCTAGAAACCACAGCTCTAGCTGCAGGTATGACTTATAAAACTGCAATCTCACATCTTCCATTTGGTGGAGGCAAAGGTGGAATACGAGTTGACCCTACAAGACTCTCTTTAGCAGAGCTTGAAAGATTAACAAGACGATATACAATTGAAATGATGCCAATGTTAGGGCCCGATAGAGATGTTCCAGCACCTGATATAAATACCGATGACAGAGTTATGGGTTGGTTGATGGATACTGTTTCAATGATGAAAATGCAAGAAACTTCTGGTTCAGTTACTGGTAAACCGCTTTCAATTGGTGGTTCACTTGGTCACGTTGGTGCAACAGCGAATGGCGTTGTTACATGTGTTCGACAAGCTTTTGAACAAAATGGTTGGGATCTAAATGGTTCTAGGGTATCGATTCAAGGATTTGGTAAAGTTGGTGGGCCACTCGCTTATTTGCTTCATAGTGCAGGTATGCGTGTTGTTGCTATTGCTGACGTTACTGGAGCCGTAACAAATCCTGGTGGTCTTGATATACCTGCTCTAGGTGAACATGTTAAGGAGTCTGGTGGCGTAATTGGTTTTGATGGCGGTGAAACAATCTCCGCTTCTGAATTTTGGCAAGTGTCCTGTGATGTTGTTGTACCGGCTGCACTAGCCTTAGCCGTTGATGAAAATATTGCAGAAAAGCTTGATTGTAAGATCGTTGTAGAAGCAGCGAATGGTCCTACATCTGAAGCTGCTGATGCAGTATTTATGGATAGAGGCATATCTGTTGTTCCAGATATTTTGGCAAATGCTGGTGGTGTAACAGCAAGTTATTTTGAATGGGTCCAGAATCGTCAGGGTTATGCTTGGTCAGCTGGACAAGTTGCTACTGGACTTCATGACCAAATGATAAAGGCTTATAGTGCTGTACACGATAAAGCAGATATATTAAATGTGTCTATGAGAAGAGCTGCAATGGCTGTTGCATTAGAAATGTTGCAAGATTCCATTACAGCTAGAGGCATTTATTAA
- a CDS encoding 2,3-bisphosphoglycerate-dependent phosphoglycerate mutase gives MNSQLMIIRHGFSTWNQLNLFTGWENVPLAAIGIEEAKRCAQVISEIKFQPDVVYTSVLDRTIDTSNIILNELGLKDIETHKTWRLNERHYGELTGLDKKETIEKFGEAQVLKWRRSFDIRPPEVSENSKYNFRNDPLYSDIPTKLIPMTECLKDVCERVMPFYESVVAPRLLDGDNVMLVAHGNSLRALIKTLENIPDKDIANFELPTGTPRLYKFNNDLTIESASYIEDEEVVSIRSKQVKAQTSKK, from the coding sequence ATGAACTCACAGCTTATGATTATTAGACACGGTTTCAGTACTTGGAACCAATTGAATTTATTTACAGGATGGGAAAATGTGCCATTAGCAGCAATTGGCATAGAAGAAGCAAAACGATGTGCTCAGGTTATATCGGAAATTAAATTTCAACCAGATGTCGTATATACATCGGTTTTAGATAGGACAATCGATACGTCAAATATTATATTGAATGAGCTAGGTTTAAAAGATATTGAAACGCATAAAACCTGGAGGTTAAATGAAAGACATTATGGTGAATTAACAGGACTTGATAAAAAAGAAACAATTGAGAAATTTGGTGAAGCGCAAGTATTGAAATGGAGAAGGAGCTTCGATATCAGGCCACCAGAAGTCTCCGAAAATTCAAAATATAATTTTAGAAATGATCCTCTCTATTCAGATATACCTACAAAACTAATACCAATGACTGAATGCCTTAAAGATGTATGCGAAAGGGTTATGCCTTTTTACGAAAGTGTAGTGGCACCAAGGTTATTAGATGGTGATAATGTGATGCTAGTAGCTCACGGGAATTCACTCCGAGCACTAATTAAAACATTAGAAAATATTCCAGATAAAGATATTGCAAATTTTGAATTACCGACTGGTACACCACGATTATACAAATTCAATAATGATTTAACAATAGAGTCTGCTTCATATATAGAAGATGAAGAAGTGGTCTCAATTCGATCTAAACAAGTTAAGGCCCAAACGTCAAAAAAATGA
- a CDS encoding acetyl-CoA C-acetyltransferase, with protein MESAVIVSTTRSPIGRAFKGSMIGVRPDDLMAFYIRDVMDKIHLDPDSIDDIIIGCGLPGGEQGYNIARVATLLAGLKNTSATTVNRYCASSLQAIAIAAGNIAAGFGDTYISGGVECTSRFLMGTSDSLPNTMNPKFDEAQKRVLSNSALQGYVWSDTEGLPDIYITMGLTSENVADQFGITRQEMDQYAFESQQKTASAIERGFYKEEITPYILDENTIISIDDCPRPSTTLEGLAELKSAFRSDGRVTPGNACPLNDGAAAVVVMSESKAIQLGLEPLARIVGASSTGLNPEIMGLGPIEAVKKVLAQTKLKIDDIDIVELNEAFAAQVIPCMRELNIDREKLNVNGGAIALGHPFGSTGARIMTTLIHNMNESDARYGLETMCVGGGQGMAMIIEKF; from the coding sequence ATGGAATCAGCAGTAATAGTATCAACAACACGTTCACCTATAGGCCGAGCATTTAAAGGCTCAATGATAGGGGTTCGACCTGACGATTTAATGGCCTTTTATATACGTGATGTGATGGATAAAATTCATTTGGATCCAGATTCCATCGATGACATAATCATTGGTTGTGGTTTGCCAGGAGGTGAACAGGGATATAATATTGCGCGAGTTGCAACTTTACTTGCAGGTCTGAAAAATACAAGCGCTACAACAGTTAATAGATACTGCGCATCCTCTCTACAAGCCATTGCTATAGCAGCGGGAAACATAGCTGCGGGTTTCGGTGATACTTATATCTCTGGTGGCGTTGAATGTACATCAAGATTTCTTATGGGAACTTCTGACTCTTTGCCTAACACCATGAATCCGAAATTCGATGAAGCGCAAAAAAGAGTCTTATCAAATTCAGCTTTGCAGGGTTATGTATGGAGTGATACTGAAGGTTTACCTGACATTTATATAACAATGGGGTTAACAAGTGAAAATGTTGCTGATCAATTTGGTATAACTCGTCAAGAGATGGACCAGTATGCTTTTGAATCTCAGCAAAAAACAGCGAGTGCAATTGAGCGAGGTTTCTATAAAGAAGAAATCACACCATATATTCTCGACGAGAATACAATTATATCTATTGATGATTGTCCACGTCCTTCCACAACATTGGAAGGATTAGCGGAATTAAAAAGTGCATTTCGATCAGATGGAAGAGTTACACCCGGCAATGCTTGTCCATTAAATGATGGGGCGGCAGCTGTAGTAGTTATGAGCGAAAGCAAAGCTATACAATTAGGACTTGAACCCTTGGCCCGTATTGTTGGTGCAAGTTCGACAGGACTTAATCCTGAAATTATGGGACTAGGGCCTATAGAAGCTGTTAAGAAAGTATTGGCTCAAACTAAATTAAAAATAGATGATATTGATATTGTTGAGCTAAATGAAGCTTTTGCAGCACAAGTTATTCCATGTATGCGCGAATTAAATATAGATCGAGAGAAATTAAATGTTAATGGTGGAGCAATAGCATTAGGACATCCATTTGGGTCAACAGGTGCAAGAATTATGACAACACTTATTCATAATATGAATGAGAGCGATGCTCGATATGGCCTAGAAACTATGTGCGTTGGTGGAGGTCAAGGTATGGCCATGATCATCGAAAAGTTTTAG
- a CDS encoding cation diffusion facilitator family transporter has product MHDGGKKAILAAFSANLGIAIMKFVAFIFTGAASLLAESLHSLADTGNQALLLLGSKRASKLPTSEHPFGFGSERYFWSFVVALVLFSMGGLFALYEGLSKLFSTSHELESPIWGFVVLSIAIVLEGFSLRTAMTESKRVKGNKSYWQFIKQAKLPELPVVLLEDVGALCGLVFALLGLSVATITGDSRFDSMGSIAVGLLLIVIAYILAVEMKSLLIGEAVDSIDMNNIRAAILDGSEAKSIIHIRTMHLGPEDILLGVKIESGANNLREVTNDINTIESRIRAILPSVKTIYIEPDILKNKDI; this is encoded by the coding sequence ATGCATGACGGTGGGAAAAAGGCGATACTTGCTGCTTTTAGTGCCAACCTTGGCATAGCAATTATGAAGTTTGTAGCTTTTATTTTTACTGGAGCTGCTTCTTTGCTTGCAGAAAGCCTCCATTCTTTAGCTGATACAGGAAACCAAGCATTGCTATTACTTGGGTCTAAAAGAGCTAGCAAACTACCTACATCTGAGCATCCTTTTGGTTTTGGTTCAGAAAGATATTTTTGGAGTTTTGTAGTTGCACTTGTATTATTTTCTATGGGTGGATTATTTGCATTATACGAAGGTCTCTCCAAATTATTTTCCACCTCGCATGAACTTGAATCTCCAATTTGGGGTTTTGTTGTTTTAAGTATCGCCATAGTTTTAGAAGGATTTTCACTTAGGACTGCTATGACTGAATCCAAAAGAGTTAAAGGAAATAAAAGTTACTGGCAATTTATTAAACAAGCAAAATTACCTGAGTTACCTGTTGTTCTCCTAGAAGACGTCGGTGCGCTTTGTGGTTTAGTTTTTGCACTTCTTGGTTTAAGTGTTGCAACTATAACGGGTGATTCGCGTTTTGATTCTATGGGATCAATAGCTGTTGGTTTATTACTAATTGTTATAGCATATATTTTGGCCGTCGAGATGAAATCGCTACTAATCGGTGAGGCTGTGGATTCAATAGATATGAATAATATTCGTGCGGCAATACTTGACGGCAGTGAAGCAAAAAGTATTATTCATATTCGTACAATGCATTTAGGTCCTGAAGACATATTGCTTGGTGTGAAAATCGAATCGGGGGCAAATAATTTGCGTGAAGTAACGAATGATATTAATACTATCGAGTCGAGGATCAGAGCAATTTTACCATCGGTCAAAACTATCTACATAGAGCCAGATATTTTAAAGAATAAAGATATTTAA